The Methanobacterium sp. BAmetb5 genome includes a region encoding these proteins:
- a CDS encoding DNA-directed RNA polymerase subunit N, which produces MIPVRCLSCGKVVSAYFEDYQKRVEMGEDPKEVLDDLGITRYCCRRMFIAHVEVW; this is translated from the coding sequence ATGATTCCAGTAAGATGTTTGAGCTGTGGTAAGGTAGTATCAGCCTACTTTGAAGATTACCAGAAAAGGGTGGAAATGGGAGAGGATCCCAAGGAAGTCCTGGATGATCTGGGAATCACAAGATACTGTTGCCGGAGAATGTTCATCGCACATGTAGAAGTTTGGTAG
- a CDS encoding DNA-directed RNA polymerase subunit K, translated as MARKKLTRFEKARIIGARALQLSMGAKPMVDVTPDLDPIDIATMELKKNVLPLDVRTM; from the coding sequence ATGGCAAGAAAAAAATTAACACGTTTTGAAAAGGCCAGAATAATCGGTGCCCGAGCATTACAACTTTCCATGGGAGCAAAACCAATGGTGGATGTAACCCCTGATCTGGACCCCATAGACATCGCCACTATGGAGCTAAAAAAGAATGTGCTCCCCCTCGATGTTCGCACCATGTAA
- the eno gene encoding phosphopyruvate hydratase has protein sequence MDSVIEDIRVRKILDSRGNPTLEVDVITWNGFGRAAAPSGASTGVREVVSFPTGGVDGIIEEVEDIISAELIGMDAEDLQEIDLVLKEIDGTENLSAIGGNTTVAVSMAVAKAAAASYNLPLYRFLGGNMPSALPFPLGNMINGGAHAGKNAPDIQEFLVLPVGADNITEAVFTNVAVHRRIREKIAAKDPLFTGGKGDEGGWAPNLTNQEALEIQATSCAEVSDETGVLVKPCLDMAASEFWDADAEKYVYAKEGVKRNTGEQVDYVNDIINTYGMFYVEDPIREGDFSGFSELTQKAGKNALICGDDLFVTNAEILAEGIEKSAGNSIIIKPNQIGTLSDTYATVNLARTNQYVPVVSHRSGETTDETIAHLAVAWSCPIIKTGAVGGERIAKLNELIRIEEEMSNPEMAEIKW, from the coding sequence ATGGATAGTGTTATTGAAGACATCCGGGTTAGAAAAATTTTAGATAGCAGAGGAAACCCCACCCTGGAAGTGGATGTAATCACCTGGAACGGATTCGGAAGAGCAGCCGCCCCTAGCGGTGCCAGTACCGGAGTCCGCGAAGTGGTCTCATTCCCCACCGGAGGGGTAGATGGTATTATAGAAGAAGTAGAGGACATAATCTCCGCAGAACTCATAGGCATGGATGCTGAAGACCTGCAGGAGATCGACCTGGTTCTAAAGGAAATAGATGGAACAGAAAACCTGTCCGCCATTGGAGGTAACACCACCGTGGCTGTATCCATGGCCGTGGCCAAAGCCGCTGCCGCATCCTACAACCTGCCCCTCTACCGGTTCCTGGGAGGGAACATGCCCTCGGCCCTACCCTTCCCCCTGGGAAACATGATCAACGGAGGAGCACACGCCGGTAAAAATGCCCCGGACATCCAGGAATTCCTGGTCCTGCCGGTGGGAGCCGACAACATAACCGAGGCCGTGTTCACCAATGTAGCTGTTCACCGAAGGATACGAGAAAAAATCGCCGCCAAGGACCCCCTCTTCACCGGAGGAAAAGGAGATGAAGGAGGATGGGCACCCAACCTCACCAACCAGGAAGCACTGGAAATCCAGGCAACTTCCTGTGCCGAAGTCTCTGACGAAACCGGGGTACTGGTGAAACCTTGTCTGGACATGGCTGCCAGTGAATTCTGGGACGCCGATGCCGAAAAATATGTTTACGCCAAAGAAGGAGTTAAAAGGAACACCGGAGAACAGGTGGACTATGTCAACGACATCATAAACACCTACGGAATGTTCTACGTGGAAGACCCCATACGAGAAGGAGACTTTTCAGGCTTCTCTGAACTAACTCAGAAAGCCGGTAAAAACGCCCTCATCTGTGGAGACGACCTTTTCGTAACCAACGCCGAAATACTGGCCGAAGGAATAGAAAAATCCGCAGGAAACTCCATAATAATCAAACCCAACCAGATCGGAACCCTCAGTGACACCTACGCCACGGTGAACCTGGCCCGCACCAACCAGTACGTGCCGGTGGTATCCCACCGATCCGGAGAAACCACCGACGAAACCATTGCCCACCTGGCAGTGGCCTGGAGCTGCCCCATAATCAAGACTGGAGCAGTGGGTGGAGAAAGAATAGCCAAACTCAACGAACTCATCCGTATAGAAGAGGAAATGAGCAACCCGGAAATGGCTGAAATTAAATGGTAA
- a CDS encoding 4Fe-4S dicluster domain-containing protein, translating into MVKITVDQEKCEGADCAECVDVCPMEVLILDGEKVVVRNTEDCSLCEVCMDVCPNEAVKVEDE; encoded by the coding sequence ATGGTTAAAATAACAGTAGACCAGGAAAAATGTGAAGGAGCAGACTGCGCCGAATGTGTGGATGTATGTCCCATGGAAGTGCTCATACTGGACGGAGAAAAAGTCGTAGTACGAAACACTGAAGACTGCAGCTTATGCGAAGTCTGTATGGACGTGTGCCCCAACGAGGCAGTTAAGGTTGAAGATGAATAA
- the rpsB gene encoding 30S ribosomal protein S2, producing MSELLIPLDKYLAAGLHIGTQQKTKDMERYIYRVRADGLYVLDVRKTNDRIVSAAKFLAKYDSEDILAVSTRQYGQTPVRRFGELTGSQTIPGRFIPGTLTNPNYAKFLEPKVLMVTDPRSDSQAIIEAKQNGIPVVALCDTENLLGNVDIVIPVNNKGRKAIALVYWLLARQILREREVLAPEEDLDIPPSEFELKI from the coding sequence TTGTCAGAACTACTAATTCCATTGGACAAATATTTAGCAGCAGGATTACACATAGGAACACAGCAGAAAACCAAGGATATGGAACGTTACATATACCGTGTACGTGCCGACGGACTCTACGTCCTGGATGTGCGAAAAACCAACGACCGGATCGTTTCCGCCGCCAAATTCCTGGCCAAATACGACTCAGAAGACATACTGGCCGTGTCAACCCGACAGTACGGTCAAACCCCGGTACGCCGATTCGGAGAACTCACCGGATCCCAGACCATCCCCGGAAGGTTCATACCCGGAACATTAACCAACCCCAACTACGCTAAATTCCTAGAACCCAAAGTTTTAATGGTAACCGACCCCCGAAGCGACTCACAGGCCATAATCGAAGCAAAACAGAACGGAATACCTGTAGTAGCTCTATGTGACACTGAAAACCTACTGGGTAACGTGGACATAGTCATACCAGTAAACAACAAAGGAAGAAAAGCCATAGCATTAGTATACTGGTTACTGGCCAGGCAGATCCTGAGGGAACGAGAAGTACTCGCCCCAGAAGAAGACCTGGACATACCCCCATCAGAATTCGAACTCAAAATATAA
- the amrB gene encoding AmmeMemoRadiSam system protein B produces the protein MIRRPAVAGMFYESDPDSLKKRIKWCYQHPLGPGKLPGKPTNQGNIKGLIAPHAGYVYSGPVAAWSYRELAEDGLPDTAVILCPNHTGIGSGLSTMTEGSWETPLGEVEIDSQFATELLNYYPLLDDDPTAHINEHSCEVQLPFLQDIGPNFQMVPVCMMMQDLETARELGEAIAHTISKLERDTVVIASTDFTHYPPQEVAQAQDEKVLEAIARMDEVEMVKRIEEYNVTMCGYGPVTATMEAVQGMGAREAKILQYATSGDTGGDRNSVVGYAAALFK, from the coding sequence ATGATTCGAAGACCTGCCGTAGCAGGGATGTTCTATGAATCCGATCCGGATTCACTGAAAAAGAGAATTAAATGGTGTTACCAGCACCCCCTGGGACCGGGAAAACTCCCAGGAAAACCAACCAACCAGGGAAACATCAAGGGATTAATAGCACCCCATGCCGGATATGTGTACTCCGGCCCAGTGGCAGCCTGGTCCTACCGGGAACTGGCCGAAGACGGCCTACCGGACACCGCAGTAATACTGTGCCCCAACCACACCGGTATAGGCTCAGGATTGTCTACCATGACCGAAGGATCATGGGAAACTCCCCTGGGAGAAGTGGAAATCGATAGCCAGTTCGCTACCGAACTATTAAACTACTATCCCCTCCTGGATGACGACCCCACAGCCCATATTAACGAGCACAGCTGTGAGGTACAGTTACCCTTCCTGCAGGACATAGGCCCCAACTTCCAGATGGTTCCGGTGTGCATGATGATGCAGGATCTGGAAACAGCCCGGGAACTGGGAGAAGCCATTGCCCACACCATCAGTAAACTGGAACGGGACACAGTGGTCATTGCCAGCACCGACTTCACCCATTACCCGCCACAGGAAGTGGCCCAGGCCCAGGATGAAAAAGTCCTGGAAGCCATAGCACGTATGGATGAAGTGGAAATGGTAAAACGTATAGAGGAATACAACGTGACCATGTGCGGTTACGGACCAGTCACCGCCACCATGGAAGCAGTCCAGGGCATGGGTGCCCGGGAAGCTAAAATCCTCCAGTACGCCACCAGTGGTGACACCGGCGGAGACCGAAACTCCGTGGTAGGATACGCGGCAGCCCTGTTCAAGTAA
- the mvk gene encoding mevalonate kinase, whose protein sequence is MKVRASAPGKAILFGEHAVVYGKPAIAVAVDKRARVTLKEGTNDNTEVKIPKLDIDAVINHETGRVTRVNGSQMEPGKFDAGIMEYIQVALSQMGTPMDGLKVEVDLEIPIGAGLGSSAAITVATLAAAARYTQEEMTLETLAHTAHQVELQVQGAASPLDTTVSTKGGFVYFTREKGALKIKPALEMPLVVGYTSQPGNTGALVEGVRQLREAHPTIVNPILEVMEDLANQARESIIQGEEKEVGELMNINQGLLDALGVNTDKLSRLVYRARHAGALGSKLTGAGGGGSIIAYCPGKTREVLVELESIENAFQVGISSQGVTW, encoded by the coding sequence ATGAAAGTCAGGGCATCTGCACCAGGCAAGGCCATCCTTTTTGGTGAACACGCAGTGGTCTATGGTAAACCAGCCATTGCCGTGGCCGTAGATAAAAGAGCCAGAGTAACCCTTAAAGAAGGAACCAACGACAACACAGAAGTTAAAATACCCAAACTGGACATCGACGCAGTTATAAATCATGAAACCGGACGGGTGACCCGGGTGAATGGTTCCCAAATGGAACCCGGTAAATTTGACGCCGGGATTATGGAATACATCCAGGTGGCACTATCCCAGATGGGAACACCAATGGACGGATTAAAAGTGGAAGTAGACCTGGAAATACCCATAGGGGCAGGACTGGGGTCTTCTGCAGCCATAACCGTGGCCACTCTGGCAGCCGCTGCCCGTTACACTCAGGAAGAAATGACCCTGGAAACACTGGCCCACACCGCCCACCAGGTGGAACTCCAGGTCCAGGGAGCAGCCAGCCCCCTTGACACTACCGTATCCACCAAGGGAGGTTTTGTCTATTTCACCCGTGAAAAGGGAGCACTGAAGATAAAACCGGCCCTGGAAATGCCCCTGGTGGTGGGATACACCAGCCAGCCCGGCAACACCGGAGCCCTGGTGGAAGGCGTGCGCCAGCTACGGGAAGCACACCCCACCATAGTAAACCCCATACTGGAGGTCATGGAAGATCTGGCCAACCAGGCCCGGGAGTCCATAATCCAGGGCGAAGAAAAAGAGGTGGGGGAACTCATGAACATCAACCAGGGACTGCTGGATGCACTGGGAGTCAACACCGACAAACTATCCCGCCTGGTATACCGGGCCCGCCACGCCGGAGCCCTGGGTTCCAAACTAACCGGAGCCGGTGGAGGGGGCAGCATAATTGCCTATTGCCCCGGGAAAACCCGTGAAGTACTGGTAGAACTGGAATCAATAGAAAACGCATTCCAGGTAGGGATATCCTCCCAGGGAGTGACCTGGTGA
- a CDS encoding isopentenyl phosphate kinase encodes MIILKLGGSVITRKDATKPTLDPVNLDRIAGEIAQAKVEKLIIIHGAGSFGHLHARKYSIGSPITTPDQLREKRMGFTLTQNSVKNLNHFVCHYLLNHQIPAVAVPPSSFITSRGKRIESANLEMVEKYLEMGMVPVLYGDVVLDAEEDLKMAVISGDQLVSYLSAKLKPERIILGSDVDGIFDRDPKKHPQAQLLEMVQSLEDLQFLEGAQTVDVTGGMAGKLAELLELAEKGIESELINVGCEGLLENALKGEKVRGTIIRK; translated from the coding sequence ATGATTATCCTCAAACTCGGCGGGAGTGTTATCACCCGCAAGGATGCCACCAAACCCACCCTGGACCCGGTGAACCTGGACCGCATAGCCGGTGAAATTGCCCAGGCCAAGGTGGAAAAACTCATCATAATACACGGGGCCGGTAGCTTCGGCCACCTGCACGCCAGGAAATACTCCATTGGCAGCCCCATCACCACCCCGGACCAGCTCCGGGAGAAAAGAATGGGCTTCACCCTAACCCAGAACTCGGTTAAAAACCTCAACCACTTCGTATGCCACTACCTCCTGAACCACCAAATACCAGCAGTGGCTGTACCCCCCTCATCATTCATAACCAGTCGGGGAAAAAGGATAGAATCCGCCAATCTGGAAATGGTGGAAAAATACCTGGAAATGGGAATGGTACCCGTACTCTACGGAGATGTGGTCCTGGATGCCGAGGAAGACCTGAAGATGGCAGTGATATCCGGTGACCAGCTGGTAAGTTACCTCTCCGCGAAACTAAAACCCGAGAGGATCATCCTGGGCTCCGATGTGGATGGAATATTCGACCGCGACCCTAAAAAACACCCCCAGGCTCAGTTACTGGAAATGGTGCAATCACTGGAGGACCTCCAATTCCTGGAAGGAGCCCAGACCGTAGATGTAACTGGTGGAATGGCCGGTAAACTGGCAGAACTCCTGGAACTAGCCGAGAAAGGAATCGAATCAGAGCTAATAAATGTAGGATGTGAAGGACTCCTGGAAAACGCCCTGAAGGGTGAAAAAGTTCGGGGGACCATTATACGGAAATAA
- the fni gene encoding type 2 isopentenyl-diphosphate Delta-isomerase gives MISDRKLEHLLLCTHSDVEYHKKTGFKDVELVHKALPEVNQEEIDLSTSLLGKKLDAPLIITAITGGHPASEVVNQKLARVAGKLNIGLGLGSQRAAVENPELESTYTVARQEAPEALIIGNIGAPQMELSQKAAEMMDLDALAIHLNPLQEAIQPEGDVDSRGYLENIQETVKNTSIPVIAKETGAGISGNDAQLLENAGIKAIDVAGAGGTSWAAVETHRSQDKSMGELYWDWGITTAASTVEVSQSVGIPVISSGGIRNGLEAVKALALGADAVGMALPVLKASYQGEKILQDFFHNFINQMKVAMFLVGASNLEELQNTDLVIQGKTREWLQERGYDTKIYARRSSL, from the coding sequence ATGATTTCAGATAGAAAATTAGAGCATTTGCTATTATGTACCCACAGCGATGTGGAATACCATAAAAAAACAGGATTTAAAGATGTGGAACTGGTCCACAAAGCCCTTCCGGAAGTAAACCAGGAAGAAATAGACCTATCCACATCACTACTAGGGAAAAAATTGGATGCACCCCTTATAATAACTGCCATAACCGGCGGACACCCGGCCTCAGAAGTTGTGAACCAGAAACTGGCCCGGGTTGCAGGAAAACTCAACATAGGCCTGGGACTGGGAAGCCAACGTGCCGCAGTGGAAAACCCGGAACTGGAATCCACCTACACCGTAGCCCGCCAGGAAGCCCCCGAAGCCCTCATAATCGGGAACATAGGAGCTCCTCAAATGGAATTATCCCAGAAGGCTGCGGAAATGATGGACCTGGATGCACTGGCCATCCACCTCAACCCACTCCAGGAGGCAATCCAGCCCGAAGGAGATGTGGACAGTAGAGGATACCTGGAAAACATCCAGGAAACTGTGAAAAACACCAGCATCCCGGTGATTGCCAAGGAAACCGGGGCAGGCATCAGTGGAAACGACGCTCAATTACTGGAAAATGCAGGAATCAAGGCCATAGATGTGGCCGGAGCTGGAGGAACCAGCTGGGCAGCAGTGGAAACCCACCGTTCCCAGGATAAATCCATGGGAGAACTCTACTGGGACTGGGGAATAACCACCGCAGCCAGCACAGTGGAAGTCTCACAAAGCGTGGGAATACCAGTTATATCCTCTGGGGGAATAAGGAACGGATTGGAAGCAGTAAAAGCACTGGCTCTGGGAGCCGATGCCGTGGGAATGGCTCTGCCCGTACTCAAGGCATCCTACCAGGGAGAGAAAATCCTCCAGGACTTCTTCCACAACTTCATCAACCAGATGAAGGTGGCCATGTTCCTGGTGGGAGCATCCAACCTAGAAGAACTACAGAACACAGACCTGGTAATCCAGGGAAAAACCAGAGAATGGCTCCAGGAAAGGGGCTACGATACTAAAATTTATGCAAGGAGGTCATCCTTATGA
- a CDS encoding RNase J family beta-CASP ribonuclease: MSVEVIAVGGYEEVGKNMSAVKVGDDVVIFDMGINLDRIHIHEDTDIARMHSLDLIERGVIPDDTLMKDVDGKVRAIVFSHGHLDHIGAVAKLAHRYDAPLIGTPYTLALAENSIKQERKFEVSNPLQVLNAGEKMQLSPDITLEFVHTTHSIPQAVHPVLHTPEGIIVYANDFKFDNHMMLSPPPDYDRLRQLGRKGVLALIVETTRMTETKQEKTYSEKVARIVLEDIMKDMLTSKEGLLVTTFSSHIERIQAICNIAQKSNRKILLLGRSMERFGSIAERMGLLELPKSASIFGSPKSVNRALARAEEKRSDYILVTTGHQGEPDALLPRIASGKTHFNVHPGDNVVISAPIIPNPTNAANRNLMERRLKGNGARIYTNAHVSGHAGREDHRDFIRMLQPEHIIPSHGDLEMLAAYTEMAEEEGYKMGNDIHVLRNGQAQVFNGGI; the protein is encoded by the coding sequence ATGAGTGTAGAAGTAATCGCCGTAGGGGGCTATGAAGAAGTGGGCAAAAACATGTCCGCAGTAAAGGTGGGGGATGATGTAGTCATATTTGATATGGGAATCAACCTGGACCGGATTCACATCCACGAAGACACAGATATAGCACGGATGCACAGTCTGGACCTGATTGAAAGGGGAGTAATCCCTGACGACACCCTGATGAAGGATGTGGATGGAAAGGTACGGGCCATAGTATTCAGCCACGGACACCTGGACCACATTGGAGCAGTGGCCAAACTAGCCCACCGCTACGACGCACCCCTCATTGGAACACCATACACCCTGGCCTTGGCGGAAAACAGTATAAAACAGGAGAGGAAATTCGAAGTCTCCAACCCCCTTCAGGTCTTAAACGCCGGAGAGAAAATGCAACTCTCCCCGGACATCACCCTGGAGTTCGTGCACACCACCCACAGTATACCCCAGGCAGTCCACCCTGTACTGCACACCCCCGAAGGTATCATTGTCTATGCCAATGACTTCAAATTTGACAACCACATGATGCTCAGCCCACCACCAGATTACGACCGGTTAAGACAGCTGGGAAGAAAGGGAGTGCTGGCCCTCATTGTGGAAACCACCCGGATGACCGAGACCAAGCAGGAGAAAACCTACTCGGAAAAGGTGGCCCGTATTGTTTTGGAAGACATAATGAAGGACATGCTCACCTCCAAGGAAGGGCTACTGGTCACCACCTTCTCCAGCCACATTGAACGTATACAGGCCATCTGTAACATCGCCCAGAAAAGCAACCGGAAGATCCTGCTACTGGGAAGATCCATGGAACGTTTCGGCAGTATCGCCGAGAGAATGGGATTACTGGAACTACCAAAAAGTGCCAGTATCTTCGGCAGCCCCAAATCAGTTAACCGGGCCCTGGCCCGTGCCGAGGAAAAACGTTCCGACTACATTCTGGTCACCACTGGACACCAGGGAGAACCAGATGCTCTCCTGCCCAGGATAGCCAGTGGAAAAACCCACTTCAACGTCCACCCCGGTGACAACGTGGTTATCAGCGCACCAATCATACCCAACCCCACCAACGCCGCCAACCGTAACCTTATGGAACGACGTTTAAAGGGTAACGGGGCAAGAATCTACACCAACGCCCACGTATCCGGTCACGCCGGTCGAGAAGACCACCGTGATTTCATACGCATGCTGCAACCAGAACACATCATCCCCTCCCACGGAGACCTGGAGATGCTGGCAGCCTACACTGAAATGGCCGAAGAAGAAGGATACAAGATGGGAAACGACATACACGTACTGAGAAATGGACAGGCACAGGTTTTCAACGGAGGTATTTAA
- the idsA gene encoding short chain isoprenyl diphosphate synthase IdsA has product MEVTDILKKYSADIDQEITAALEEVDPETLRQASEHLVKAGGKKLRPSLVVLSAEAVGGQVKSALKTGAAVELIHTFSLIHDDIMDQDEKRRGKPSVHVLWGEPTAILAGDTLFSKAFETVMRSEEDGVPAPTILPALNAVVDSCVKICEGQALDMGFAERNDVTEEEYLNMIFKKTAALIAAATKAGAIVGGGTHEQIEALSEYGRLIGMAFQIQDDYLDVASSEEDLGKPVGSDIVEGKMTLLVVNALARASEEDHNRLLTILKEEGDEHVSEAMEIMEKYGSIEYAWQVAQEDVNQAKQLLRDVLDDSPAREALLLIADFVLQRSN; this is encoded by the coding sequence ATGGAAGTAACCGATATCCTTAAAAAATACTCTGCAGACATAGACCAGGAGATAACTGCAGCCCTGGAAGAAGTAGACCCGGAAACACTGCGCCAGGCATCAGAACACCTGGTCAAAGCCGGCGGGAAGAAACTACGGCCCTCACTGGTGGTACTAAGCGCCGAAGCAGTGGGTGGTCAGGTGAAATCCGCCCTGAAAACCGGGGCAGCAGTGGAACTCATCCACACTTTCAGCCTCATCCACGACGACATCATGGACCAGGATGAAAAACGAAGGGGAAAACCCTCGGTACACGTACTCTGGGGAGAACCCACCGCCATACTCGCCGGGGACACCCTCTTCTCCAAGGCCTTTGAAACCGTGATGAGGAGTGAAGAAGACGGAGTACCAGCACCCACCATCCTACCCGCACTCAACGCCGTGGTGGACAGCTGTGTGAAGATCTGCGAAGGCCAGGCCCTGGACATGGGATTTGCCGAACGCAACGATGTCACCGAGGAAGAATACCTCAACATGATCTTCAAGAAAACCGCAGCCCTTATTGCCGCGGCCACCAAGGCCGGAGCCATAGTAGGGGGAGGAACACATGAACAGATCGAAGCCCTCTCCGAGTATGGCCGCCTCATTGGTATGGCTTTCCAGATACAGGACGATTACCTGGACGTGGCCAGCAGTGAAGAGGACCTGGGAAAACCAGTGGGCAGTGACATAGTAGAGGGTAAAATGACCCTCCTGGTGGTAAACGCCCTGGCCAGAGCCAGTGAAGAGGACCATAACCGACTACTAACCATCCTCAAAGAAGAAGGTGATGAACATGTGTCCGAGGCCATGGAGATCATGGAAAAATACGGCTCCATAGAGTATGCCTGGCAGGTGGCCCAAGAAGATGTTAACCAGGCCAAACAGTTACTACGGGATGTATTAGATGACAGCCCGGCCCGGGAAGCACTCCTACTCATTGCGGACTTTGTACTCCAGCGCAGTAACTAA
- a CDS encoding glutamate--tRNA ligase, translated as MDKLEEIIRKYALINATQHGGQAQPGAVIGMIMSKHPEYRQNAGEVSKTAAQIVQTVNQMSAQDQDHELEDRGGYQEKKKQEKVKGLADLPHTEDGVVLRFAPNPSGPLHIGHARAALSNDEYRKRYEGKLILRVEDTDPRRVDPDAYQMIPEDLKWMGVTWEEEIIQSDRMEIYYQLAEELIKQGGAYMCTCPGDVFKELKDSSQPCPHRDATVEENLALWEKMPQSSEGEMVLRVKTDIKHKNPAIRDWVAMRVVEETHPRVGDKYRVYPMMNFSVAVDDHLLGVTHVLRGKDHLANSEKQEYLYHHLDWDVPEFIHYGRLKMEDIPLSTSQARQGIEDGIYSGWDDPRLGTIRAIARRGIQAEAIRQLMTEIGVKMADTAVSWKKIYGLNRTFLEEKANRYFMVAHPQLVEIEGVPESLMGTVERPLHPDHLDRGMRALNFNGRVYLDSEDIPTQPGEVLRLMDAVNITFQDGQAQYHSEGLDEAREAKAHIVQWVPATNAVETEMVMPDATIVSGYAEESISPVEVDDVVQMERIGFARLDGKEDGQLRFYYAHK; from the coding sequence ATGGATAAACTGGAAGAAATCATTCGCAAGTACGCTCTTATCAACGCCACCCAACACGGAGGCCAGGCCCAGCCCGGGGCAGTTATCGGGATGATAATGAGCAAACACCCCGAGTACCGTCAAAACGCCGGGGAAGTTTCCAAAACCGCTGCCCAGATAGTGCAAACTGTAAATCAGATGTCAGCCCAGGACCAGGACCACGAACTGGAAGACCGGGGAGGATACCAGGAAAAGAAAAAACAGGAAAAGGTCAAGGGGCTGGCGGATTTACCCCATACTGAGGACGGGGTGGTGCTACGTTTTGCCCCAAATCCATCAGGCCCCCTCCATATAGGACATGCCCGGGCTGCACTTTCCAACGATGAATACCGTAAACGGTACGAAGGTAAGCTAATCCTGAGGGTTGAAGACACAGACCCTCGAAGGGTGGACCCTGACGCCTACCAAATGATACCCGAAGACCTGAAGTGGATGGGAGTCACCTGGGAGGAAGAGATCATCCAGTCCGACCGCATGGAGATCTACTACCAGCTGGCCGAGGAACTCATAAAACAGGGAGGGGCCTACATGTGCACCTGCCCCGGGGACGTGTTCAAGGAACTCAAGGATTCCTCCCAACCCTGCCCCCACCGGGACGCCACGGTGGAAGAAAACCTGGCCCTGTGGGAGAAAATGCCCCAGAGCAGTGAAGGAGAAATGGTTCTCCGGGTCAAAACCGATATAAAACACAAAAACCCGGCCATCCGTGACTGGGTGGCCATGCGGGTGGTGGAGGAAACCCACCCTCGTGTAGGAGATAAGTACCGGGTCTACCCCATGATGAACTTCTCGGTGGCCGTGGACGACCACCTCCTGGGTGTTACTCACGTTCTTCGTGGTAAGGACCACCTGGCCAACAGTGAAAAACAGGAATACCTCTACCACCACCTGGACTGGGACGTGCCGGAGTTCATACACTACGGACGCCTTAAAATGGAGGACATACCACTATCCACCTCCCAGGCACGGCAGGGAATAGAAGACGGCATCTACAGTGGCTGGGACGACCCCCGCCTGGGAACCATCCGGGCCATAGCCCGCCGGGGAATACAGGCCGAGGCCATACGCCAGCTCATGACCGAGATCGGAGTCAAAATGGCCGACACTGCTGTGAGCTGGAAGAAGATCTACGGACTCAACCGCACCTTCCTGGAAGAGAAGGCCAACCGCTACTTCATGGTGGCCCACCCCCAGCTGGTGGAGATAGAGGGTGTACCAGAATCACTAATGGGAACCGTGGAAAGACCACTCCACCCTGACCACCTGGACCGGGGAATGCGTGCCCTGAACTTCAACGGAAGAGTCTACCTGGACAGTGAAGATATACCCACCCAGCCCGGTGAAGTCCTCCGATTGATGGATGCCGTGAACATCACCTTCCAGGATGGACAGGCCCAATACCACAGTGAAGGCCTAGACGAGGCCCGGGAAGCTAAGGCCCACATAGTGCAGTGGGTACCAGCCACCAATGCCGTGGAAACAGAAATGGTAATGCCCGACGCCACCATTGTTTCCGGCTACGCCGAGGAATCCATCTCTCCGGTGGAAGTGGATGACGTGGTGCAGATGGAGAGAATAGGATTCGCCAGACTGGACGGGAAAGAGGATGGCCAGTTAAGGTTCTACTATGCTCATAAATGA